A genomic window from Nocardioides sp. BP30 includes:
- the fbaA gene encoding class II fructose-bisphosphate aldolase — translation MPIASPEKYAEMLATAKSQGFAFPAINVSSSLTLNAALAGFAEAGSDGIVQISTGGAEFLSGSTVKDMVTGSVALAAYAAEVAKKYDVNIALHTDHCPKDKLDGFVRPLLELSGERVQRGEAPLFQSHMWDGSAVPLEENLRIAEELLAKAKAAHIILEIEVGVVGGEEDGVVGAIDEKLYSTPEDALATVAALGLGEKGEYMTALTFGNVHGVYKPGNVKLRPEILKNAQDAIVAKYGTALGDKPLNLVFHGGSGSSEEDIAAAVSYGVVKMNVDTDTQYAFTRPVAGHMFSNYDGVLKVDGEVGSKKAYDPRSWGKAAEAGMAARVTEACQHLSSAGRSIG, via the coding sequence ATGCCGATCGCAAGCCCCGAGAAGTACGCCGAGATGCTCGCGACAGCGAAGTCCCAGGGCTTCGCGTTCCCCGCGATCAACGTGTCGTCCTCGCTGACGCTGAACGCGGCGCTCGCGGGCTTCGCCGAGGCCGGCTCGGACGGCATCGTCCAGATCTCCACCGGTGGTGCGGAGTTCCTCTCGGGCTCGACCGTGAAGGACATGGTGACCGGTTCGGTCGCGCTCGCCGCCTATGCCGCGGAAGTGGCCAAGAAGTACGACGTCAACATCGCCTTGCACACCGATCACTGCCCGAAGGACAAGCTCGACGGCTTCGTCCGCCCGCTGCTGGAGCTCTCGGGCGAGCGCGTGCAGCGGGGCGAGGCGCCGCTGTTCCAGTCGCACATGTGGGACGGGTCGGCGGTGCCGCTCGAGGAGAACCTCCGCATCGCCGAGGAGTTGCTGGCCAAGGCCAAGGCCGCGCACATCATCCTCGAGATCGAGGTGGGTGTCGTGGGTGGCGAGGAGGACGGCGTCGTCGGCGCGATCGACGAGAAGCTGTACAGCACTCCAGAGGACGCGCTGGCCACCGTCGCCGCGCTGGGGCTGGGCGAGAAGGGCGAGTACATGACGGCGCTGACCTTCGGCAACGTCCACGGCGTCTACAAGCCCGGCAACGTCAAGCTGCGTCCGGAGATCCTGAAGAACGCCCAGGACGCGATCGTCGCGAAGTACGGCACCGCTCTCGGCGACAAGCCGCTCAACCTGGTCTTCCACGGGGGCTCCGGCTCCAGCGAGGAGGACATCGCCGCGGCTGTCTCCTACGGCGTGGTGAAGATGAACGTCGACACCGACACCCAGTACGCGTTCACCCGGCCGGTGGCCGGTCACATGTTCAGCAACTACGACGGCGTGCTGAAGGTGGACGGCGAGGTCGGCAGCAAGAAGGCCTACGACCCGCGCAGCTGGGGCAAGGCGGCCGAGGCGGGCATGGCGGCGCGGGTGACCGAGGCCTGCCAGCACCTGAGCTCGGCGGGTCGCTCGATCGGCTGA
- a CDS encoding diacylglycerol/lipid kinase family protein codes for MPAYLVLTSPAAGNTEEEVLEPALAVLREAGAVEVTATGSAEELDAALQRRDGRTLVVAGGDGSLHAVVNGLHRRDELDATPLGLLPLGTGNDFARGLDLPTDPAEAARVIVTGTARPLDLLLDEDDGVVVNSAHTGAGAEAARAGHSWKQRWGRAGYAIGAVRALIDPPEVRLRVEVDGEEVCTPDDRVLQVAIGNGRYVGGGAPLTPEAEPDDGYADILVASTRGLGARLAYAAGMLVGRHHERTDVTALRGRSVRISGEEFWCSEDGELTGPYRERSWRLLPAAYAILVGTVD; via the coding sequence ATGCCCGCCTACCTGGTCCTCACCTCCCCCGCCGCCGGCAACACCGAGGAAGAGGTCCTCGAGCCGGCGCTCGCCGTGCTGCGCGAGGCCGGAGCGGTCGAGGTGACCGCCACCGGCTCGGCCGAGGAGCTGGACGCCGCCCTCCAGCGCCGCGACGGGCGCACGCTGGTGGTCGCCGGCGGGGACGGCAGCCTGCACGCCGTGGTCAACGGGCTGCACCGTCGCGACGAGCTGGACGCGACGCCGCTCGGCCTGCTGCCCCTGGGCACCGGCAACGACTTCGCCCGCGGCCTCGACCTCCCCACCGACCCCGCTGAGGCAGCCAGGGTGATCGTGACCGGGACGGCGCGCCCCCTGGACCTGCTCCTCGACGAGGACGACGGCGTCGTGGTCAACAGCGCCCACACCGGCGCCGGCGCCGAGGCCGCCCGCGCCGGCCACAGCTGGAAGCAACGGTGGGGCCGGGCCGGCTACGCGATCGGCGCCGTGCGGGCCCTGATCGACCCGCCCGAGGTGCGCTTGCGCGTCGAGGTCGACGGCGAGGAGGTGTGCACGCCCGACGACCGGGTCCTCCAGGTGGCGATCGGCAACGGCCGGTACGTCGGCGGCGGCGCGCCGCTCACCCCCGAGGCCGAGCCCGACGACGGGTACGCCGACATCCTGGTCGCCTCGACACGCGGCCTGGGCGCCCGGCTGGCCTACGCCGCCGGCATGCTGGTCGGCCGTCACCACGAGCGCACCGACGTCACGGCGCTGCGCGGGCGCTCCGTGCGGATCTCGGGCGAGGAGTTCTGGTGCAGCGAGGACGGCGAGCTGACCGGCCCCTACCGCGAGCGCAGCTGGCGGCTCCTGCCCGCGGCGTACGCGATCCTGGTCGGCACCGTCGACTAG
- a CDS encoding TrmH family RNA methyltransferase: MSEDDHGERLAPYDPMPHGPAEVGVGPWIGPWPEGDRWDPDLLREGDRRNVVDRYRYWTMAAIVADLDTRRHGFHVAIENWQHDFNIGTIVRTANAFLAAEVHIVGNRRWNRRGAMVTDRYQHIRHHATVADLAGYLHQLPDGPVRLLGIDNLPGSLHLETMRLPRQVCLLFGQEGPGLSQEARAACDGTFSIAQFGSTRSINASSAAAIAMHTWIREYADLSSQDAWRG, from the coding sequence ATGAGTGAGGACGACCACGGCGAGCGTCTCGCGCCGTACGATCCGATGCCGCACGGACCGGCCGAGGTGGGCGTGGGCCCCTGGATCGGCCCCTGGCCGGAGGGTGACCGGTGGGACCCGGACCTGCTGCGCGAGGGCGACCGCCGCAACGTGGTCGACCGCTACCGCTACTGGACGATGGCGGCGATCGTGGCCGACCTGGACACCCGGCGGCACGGCTTCCACGTCGCCATCGAGAACTGGCAGCACGACTTCAACATCGGCACGATCGTGCGGACCGCCAACGCCTTCCTGGCCGCCGAGGTGCACATCGTCGGCAACCGGCGCTGGAACCGCCGTGGCGCGATGGTGACCGATCGCTACCAGCACATCCGGCACCACGCGACCGTCGCGGATCTCGCCGGCTACCTGCACCAGCTGCCCGATGGCCCGGTCCGGTTGCTCGGGATCGACAACCTGCCCGGTTCGCTGCACCTGGAGACCATGCGGCTGCCACGGCAGGTGTGCCTGCTGTTCGGCCAGGAGGGACCGGGCCTGTCGCAGGAGGCGCGGGCGGCCTGCGACGGGACGTTCTCGATCGCCCAGTTCGGTTCGACGCGCTCGATCAACGCCTCCTCCGCGGCAGCCATCGCGATGCACACCTGGATCCGGGAGTACGCCGACCTGTCCTCGCAGGACGCGTGGCGCGGATGA
- a CDS encoding DedA family protein has product MHDLLVQAISLHDVTQWLSPDYLLHRFGAALFWLGIIVLFIECGLLFPFLPGDTLLFAMGLFIAEGKVEIIPGGHVADLIFALVVYTAAAFAGNVTGYYIGEKVGPRIYERDGRIIKREYLDQTSEFFDKHGHTALVAGRFVPFVRTYITLVAGVTKMEKRVFFVWSFIGAVAWILLLTLVGYVLGRSFPGLGKYIDLVTYGLLAVTVVVLGIEWLRKRREQHSNPAGNPGQNSGAGRR; this is encoded by the coding sequence GTGCACGATCTTCTCGTCCAGGCCATCAGCCTCCATGACGTGACCCAGTGGCTGAGTCCGGACTACCTGCTCCACCGCTTCGGCGCCGCCCTGTTCTGGTTGGGCATCATCGTGCTGTTCATCGAGTGCGGCCTGCTGTTCCCCTTCCTGCCCGGCGACACCCTGCTCTTCGCGATGGGCCTGTTCATCGCCGAGGGCAAGGTCGAGATCATTCCGGGCGGTCACGTCGCGGACCTGATCTTCGCCCTGGTCGTCTACACCGCCGCCGCCTTCGCCGGCAACGTCACCGGCTACTACATCGGCGAGAAGGTCGGTCCACGCATCTACGAGCGTGACGGCAGGATCATCAAACGCGAGTACCTCGACCAGACCTCGGAGTTCTTCGACAAGCACGGCCACACCGCGCTGGTCGCCGGCCGGTTCGTGCCCTTCGTGCGCACCTACATCACGCTGGTCGCCGGCGTCACCAAGATGGAGAAGCGCGTCTTCTTCGTCTGGAGCTTCATCGGGGCCGTGGCCTGGATCCTGCTGCTGACCCTGGTCGGCTACGTGCTGGGCCGGTCCTTCCCGGGCCTGGGCAAGTACATCGACCTGGTGACCTACGGCCTGCTGGCGGTGACGGTGGTCGTGCTGGGCATCGAGTGGCTGCGCAAGCGTCGCGAGCAGCACAGCAACCCGGCCGGCAACCCGGGGCAGAACTCGGGAGCCGGCCGGCGCTGA